From a single Brassica oleracea var. oleracea cultivar TO1000 chromosome C5, BOL, whole genome shotgun sequence genomic region:
- the LOC106295216 gene encoding isoflavone reductase homolog P3 isoform X2 — MTSKILVIGATGYIGKVFVEGSVKSGHTTFALVRESSLTDPVKAELVQSFKDLGVTILYGSLNEKESLVKAIKQVDVVISALGRTQILDQVNIIDAIKEAGNVKRFLPSEFGNDVDRTVAIEPALSEFIMKAQIRRAIEAAEIPYTYVVTGCFAGFFIPSLGQCHLRLRTPPTDKVFIYDSGDAKAIINTEEDIVAYTMKAVDDPRTLNKILYVHPPKNIVSQNDMVSLWEGKIGKTLEKTYVSEEELLKSIQEAQHPMDFVMGLIHAVLVQGDLTSFTIDPSVGVEASELYPDVKYTSVDEFLNQFV, encoded by the exons ATGACGAGCAAGATTCTGGTGATCGGGGCGACAGGCTACATAGGAAAAGTCTTCGTGGAGGGAAGCGTCAAGTCTGGCCACACCACTTTCGCTCTGGTCAGAGAATCCTCTCTCACCGATCCCGTTAAGGCCGAACTAGTCCAGAGTTTCAAAGATCTTGGCGTCACCATTCTCTAC GGAAGTTTAAACGAGAAAGAGAGCTTGGTCAAAGCGATCAAACAAGTAGATGTCGTGATTTCTGCCCTTGGTCGAACTCAGATTCTAGATCAGGTCAATATCATCGACGCCATCAAAGAAGCTGGAAATGTCAAG AGATTCTTACCTTCGGAATTTGGCAACGACGTGGACCGTACGGTGGCCATCGAGCCTGCGCTATCGGAATTCATCATGAAAGCTCAGATACGGCGTGCCATAGAAGCCGCGGAGATACCTTATACGTATGTTGTCACAGGTTGCTTTGCTGGCTTTTTCATACCTAGTTTGGGCCAATGCCACTTGCGACTCAGAACCCCTCCTACTGACAAAGTTTTCATCTACGACAGTGGCGATGCTAAAG CTATTATCAACACTGAAGAAGACATCGTTGCGTATACAATGAAAGCTGTTGATGACCCGAGAACACTTAACAAGATTCTCTACGTCCATCCACCCAAGAACATTGTCTCGCAGAACGATATGGTCAGCTTGTGGGAGGGAAAGATCGGTAAGACTCTGGAGAAGACTTATGTTTCAGAGGAAGAACTTCTCAAAAGCATCCAAG AGGCTCAGCATCCAATGGACTTTGTGATGGGTTTGATCCACGCAGTACTTGTGCAAGGTGATCTCACCTCCTTCACTATAGATCCTTCTGTTGGAGTGGAGGCTTCCGAGCTTTACCCCGATGTCAAGTACACCAGCGTGGATGAGTTTCTCAACCAGTTTGTTTGA
- the LOC106344464 gene encoding uncharacterized protein LOC106344464: protein MANSQVLLADLKAGRCSNVAEVRLLRFWEAINVRKGGELMSVDMLFVDENSTLTQGSVGANRQLRFRDRLSEGSLYTLTGFDVTRSNTNFRLSDAPFSIWFNEGTKIEKIPASVRPIPTELFRFMPYSQILELANTGKQLPDIIGELNAIRSTITDRLPGAQRVMLTLRLERFLLFYEHHF, encoded by the exons ATGGCGAATTCTCAAGTCCTTCTTGCCGATTTGAAAGCAGGTCGCTGTTCGAACGTTGCGGAGGTCCGGTTGTTAAGGTTTTGGGAGGCCATAAATGTTAGGAAAGGGGGAGAGCTTATGAGTGTTGATATGCTCTTTGTTGATGAAAAT TCAACGCTAACGCAAGGATCTGTTGGGGCGAACCGTCAGCTAAGGTTCAGAGATCGTCTCAGTGAAGGCTCTCTCTACACGTTAACCGGATTTGACGTCACACGCAGCAACACCAATTTCCGTTTGTCTGATGCTCCTTTCTCGATTTGGTTCAATGAAGGAACCAAAATTGAGAAGATTCCAGCGTCTGTTAGGCCCATACCTACGGAGCTTTTCAGGTTCATGCCATACAGCCAAATACTTGAGCTCGCAAACACTGGCAAGCAGCTTCCTG ACATAATAGGTGAGTTGAATGCGATCAGAAGCACAATCACAGACCGTTTACCAGGGGCACAGCGTGTCATGCTAACTCTGCGTCTTGAAAGGTTTTTGCTGTTTTATGAACACCATTTTTAG
- the LOC106344466 gene encoding uncharacterized protein LOC106344466 encodes MGLDKNDPGNTEAFPKTSGVVTGEQSDPQPPDPRWPYLGRWSKAVTQPIMSVQQKEIGVPTSFAAPPPEIIDTSTEQETGDTPPTSETVSSPRAPASTDPHPPVPVTSRIQPTDEYTSVPLTDERAVVHQETNQLVTSGLTEASEKGDQEDEPNTETIFVPTMGAWSKPLRFTPPPTPPEPTTPKLGFTEVVKSQIACFWPTINESIVKGHKNTKEKLAYPVQTTSQLPIEKLPPHVLKEDGSLRPVDSLKIPEISTLPVWVTLKNIPDSCYSRLGISHIASGLGEPMLTHRPRLDPTSMGEAKILVEIELDKPFPKLIALDDKQGNIYLVEVEYSWIPSACERCGALGHKEKRFLLSAKTLGIAHVTKDTQKPNEEIPMVDIVKLLQQSPATPATNFDQNPSSTSTHQSPETPKRSLLTSNSEDPTDGPSSNVPEVHSIPRSKSDTTLPSLAVTVAAPSALQIMEETPSPVHIREASHTYETEQHFGESFNQDSPHSQNRNEEGMLLVGKTSGYNTTREGRPIKPTQKVQDIEWKTVRGRGKRGRRGRGNYYH; translated from the exons ATGGGCCTTGACAAAAACGATCCGGGGAATACTGAAGCTTTTCCTAAGACTTCCGGCGTCGTTACGGGTGAGCAATCCGACCCGCAACCACCGGATCCTCGATGGCCATATCTTGGTCGATGGTCAAAAGCTGTCACTCAACCAATAATGTCGGTTCAACAAAAAGAAATTGGGGTTCCCACTTCTTTTGCTGCTCCTCCTCCTGAAATTATTGACACTTCAACGGAACAAGAAACAGGGGACACTCCTCCTACTTCTGAAACCGTTTCCTCTCCTCGTGCACCTGCATCAACCGACCCTCATCCACCAGTTCCTGTAACTAGTCGGATTCAACCAACTGATGAATATACCTCAGTGCCTCTCACCGATGAACGAGCAGTTGTTCATCAGGAAACAAACCAGTTGGTCACTTCAGGTCTTACTGAAGCTTCTGAAAAGGGCGACCAAGAAGATGAACCGAACACAGAAACAATATTTGTTCCAACTATGGGAGCGTGGTCGAAACCACTCCGATTCACCCCACCTCCAACACCTCCAGAACCTACTACTCCTAAACTTGGATTCACAGAAGTTGTAAAAAGCCAAATAGCTTGTTTCTGGCCTACAATAAATGAGTCTATTGTCAAGGGTCACAAGAATACGAAGGAAAAATTGGCGTATCCAGTCCAAACAACCTCCCAATTACCTATAGAAAAATTGCCACCTCATGTGCTCAAGGAAGACGGTTCCCTCCG TCCGGTAGACTCGCTTAAAATCCCTGAGATTTCAACTCTCCCAGTCTGGGTCACCCTTAAGAATATCCCAGATTCTTGCTACTCAAGATTGGGTATCAGTCATATAGCATCAGGTTTGGGAGAGCCAATGCTTACTCATAGGCCTCGTTTAGATCCAACAAGTATGGGGGAAGCTAAAATTTTAGTGGAGATTGAGTTAGATAAACCATTCCCAAAGCTAATTGCGCTTGATGACAAGCAAGGCAACATCTACTTGGTGGAAGTGGAGTATTCTTGGATTCCTAGTGCTTGTGAAAGATGTGGAGCTCTTGGGCATAAGGAAAAGAGGTTTCTACTATCTGCTAAGACTCTTGGAATAGCTCATGTCACAAAAGATACTCAGAAACCTAATGAAGAGATCCCAATGGTGGATATAGTTAAGCTGTTGCAACAATCCCCTGCTACCCCGGCTACCAACTTCGATCAAAACCCAAGCTCTACTTCCACACACCAATCGCCTGAGACTCCAAAAAGGTCTTTGCTTACTAGTAATTCTGAGGACCCCACTGATGGACCTTCCTCCAATGTGCCCGAGGTACATTCTATTCCTCGTTCTAAGTCTGATACTACTTTACCATCGTTAGCAGTCACTGTCGCTGCCCCATCTGCGTTACAAATTATGGAGGAAACTCCATCTCCCGTACATATTAGAGAAGCCTCTCATACTTATGAAACGGAGCAACATTTTGGGGAGAGTTTTAACCAAGACTCACCTCACTCTCAAAACAGAAATGAAGAAGGTATGTTATTGGTTGGAAAAACATCTGGTTATAACACGACTAGAGAAGGAAGACCAATAAAACCGACTCAAAAAGTTCAAGATATAGAATGGAAAACTGTTAGAGGAAGGGGTAAACGAGGTCGTCGCGGCCGAGGGAACTACTATCACTAA
- the LOC106295216 gene encoding isoflavone reductase homolog P3 isoform X1: MTSKILVIGATGYIGKVFVEGSVKSGHTTFALVRESSLTDPVKAELVQSFKDLGVTILYGSLNEKESLVKAIKQVDVVISALGRTQILDQVNIIDAIKEAGNVKRFLPSEFGNDVDRTVAIEPALSEFIMKAQIRRAIEAAEIPYTYVVTGCFAGFFIPSLGQCHLRLRTPPTDKVFIYDSGDAKAIINTEEDIVAYTMKAVDDPRTLNKILYVHPPKNIVSQNDMVSLWEGKIGKTLEKTYVSEEELLKSIQVSFFSLGAEAQHPMDFVMGLIHAVLVQGDLTSFTIDPSVGVEASELYPDVKYTSVDEFLNQFV; the protein is encoded by the exons ATGACGAGCAAGATTCTGGTGATCGGGGCGACAGGCTACATAGGAAAAGTCTTCGTGGAGGGAAGCGTCAAGTCTGGCCACACCACTTTCGCTCTGGTCAGAGAATCCTCTCTCACCGATCCCGTTAAGGCCGAACTAGTCCAGAGTTTCAAAGATCTTGGCGTCACCATTCTCTAC GGAAGTTTAAACGAGAAAGAGAGCTTGGTCAAAGCGATCAAACAAGTAGATGTCGTGATTTCTGCCCTTGGTCGAACTCAGATTCTAGATCAGGTCAATATCATCGACGCCATCAAAGAAGCTGGAAATGTCAAG AGATTCTTACCTTCGGAATTTGGCAACGACGTGGACCGTACGGTGGCCATCGAGCCTGCGCTATCGGAATTCATCATGAAAGCTCAGATACGGCGTGCCATAGAAGCCGCGGAGATACCTTATACGTATGTTGTCACAGGTTGCTTTGCTGGCTTTTTCATACCTAGTTTGGGCCAATGCCACTTGCGACTCAGAACCCCTCCTACTGACAAAGTTTTCATCTACGACAGTGGCGATGCTAAAG CTATTATCAACACTGAAGAAGACATCGTTGCGTATACAATGAAAGCTGTTGATGACCCGAGAACACTTAACAAGATTCTCTACGTCCATCCACCCAAGAACATTGTCTCGCAGAACGATATGGTCAGCTTGTGGGAGGGAAAGATCGGTAAGACTCTGGAGAAGACTTATGTTTCAGAGGAAGAACTTCTCAAAAGCATCCAAG TTTCTTTCTTTTCACTTGGTGCAGAGGCTCAGCATCCAATGGACTTTGTGATGGGTTTGATCCACGCAGTACTTGTGCAAGGTGATCTCACCTCCTTCACTATAGATCCTTCTGTTGGAGTGGAGGCTTCCGAGCTTTACCCCGATGTCAAGTACACCAGCGTGGATGAGTTTCTCAACCAGTTTGTTTGA
- the LOC106295217 gene encoding glutathione S-transferase DHAR1, mitochondrial, with amino-acid sequence MALEVCVKAAVGAPDALGDCPFSQRVLLTLEEKNLPYKMHLINISDKPQWFLAISPEGKVPVLKNDDKWVSDSDVITGILEEKYPEPSLKTPPELASVGSKIFGTFVTFLKSKDSSDGSEKALLDELEALETHLKTHDGPFIAGGKVSAVDLSLAPKLYHLKVALGHYKSWSVPESLPHVHGYMKALFSLDSFEKTKTEERYVIAGWEHKVNP; translated from the exons ATGGCTCTCGAAGTCTGCGTGAAAGCCGCCGTTGGTGCCCCTGATGCTCTCGGCGACT GCCCTTTCAGCCAACGGGTTCTCCTCACCCTCGAGGAGAAGAATCTTCCCTACAAAATGCATCTGATCAACATCTCCGACAAACCTCAATG GTTCTTAGCCATTAGTCCTGAAGGGAAAGTACCAGTCCTCAAGAACGACGACAAGTGGGTGTCTGATTCCGACGTCATCACCGGCATTCTCGAGGAGAAGTATCCTGAGCCATCTCTCAAGACTCCTCCCGAGCTCGCCTCCGTTGGATCCAAAATCTTCGGTACCTTCGTGACCTTCTTGAAGAGCAAAGACTCCAGCGACGGATCCGAGAAGGCCTTGCTTGATGAGCTTGAAGCTCTCGAGACTCATCTCAAGACTCATGACGGTCCTTTCATCGCCGGAGGGAAAGTCAGTGCTGTGGATCTAAGCTTAGCACCGAAGCTTTACCATCTCAAGGTCGCTCTTGGCCACTACAAAAGCTGGTCTGTCCCCGAGAGCTTGCCTCATGTTCATGGCTACATGAAGGCTTTGTTCTCTCTCGACTCGTTTGAGAAAACAAAGACTGAGGAGAGGTATGTTATTGCAGGATGGGAACACAAGGTTAACCCCTAA
- the LOC106295872 gene encoding LOW QUALITY PROTEIN: gamma carbonic anhydrase 1, mitochondrial (The sequence of the model RefSeq protein was modified relative to this genomic sequence to represent the inferred CDS: inserted 6 bases in 4 codons; deleted 2 bases in 2 codons; substituted 3 bases at 3 genomic stop codons) — protein sequence MGTLGRAFXSVXFWIRETGQSLDRLGCRXGSNCFREQLSRHRALMNVFDKAPILDKEAFVTXHIGRXSSIWYVFVQRGDVNTDSVGSGTNIQDNSLVHVAKSYLIGKVLHTIIIGDNVIIGHSALLHGCTVENEAFIRMGATLLDGVVVEKHDMVAAGARLFNKTLEILPSGEIWGGNPAKFLRKLEEIDFXFFPKSAENYSNLAKAHAAENAKPLNATEFEKGQKDEEYDAMLGIVRETPPELKLSXSIEHYKEAKRYSNVNCFLWYAF from the exons ATGGGAACCCTAGGCAGAGCATTTTAATCCGTCTGATTTTGGATCCGAGAGACCGGCCAATCTCTCGATCGCCTCGGATGTCG AGGCAGCAATTGCTTCCGAGAACAAC TATCCAGGCATCGGGCATTGATGAATGTATTTGATAAGGCTCCGATTCTGGATAAGGAAGCTTTTGTAA GTCATATTGGAAGATGATCATCTATTTGGTATGTATTCGTTCAACGAG GGGATGTGAATACTGACAGTGTTGGATCAGGAACTAATATTCAGGACAACTCACTTGTGCATGTGGCAAAATCATACCTAATCGGTAAAGTG CTCCATACCATCATCATCGGGGACAATGTAATCATTG GTCATAGTGCTTTGTTACATGGATGTACTGTTGAAAATGAGGCTTTTATC AGGATGGGTGCGACACTTCTTGACGGTGTGGTCGTTGAAAAGCATGACATGGTTGCTGCTGGTGCGCGCTTGTTCAACAAAACACTAGAAATCCTTCCTTCTGGAGAG ATATGGGGAGGAAACCCAGCAAAGTTCCTCAGGAAGCTTGAGGAAATTGACTT TTTTTTCCCGAAGTCAGCTGAAAACTACTCAAACCTGGCGAAGGCTCACGCTGCAGAGAATGCAAAGCCACTAAATGCGACCGAGTTCGAGAAGGGTCAAAAAGACGAGGAATATGACGCGATGCTTGGTATTGTGAGAGAAACTCCACCAGAGCTTAAACTCT ACAGCATAGAGCATTATAAAGAAGCCAAGCGTTATTCAAATGTGAACTGTTTTCTGTGGTATGCTTTCTGA
- the LOC106292937 gene encoding uncharacterized protein LOC106292937, whose product MGSLMSGWDSPTKDPNSVRRCKSLTREEIDAFWKTKKKTEEKHVQAVSNLVAQEVAESQGIEDRYENQSKTTGWWKRSNWAFLNEPREEEGRPNNYVPQFQVAHIAKIAGQ is encoded by the exons ATGGGTTCTTTAATGTCAGGATGGGACTCTCCAACAAAGGATCCCAACTCAG TGAGAAGGTGCAAGTCACTGACAAGAGAAGAAATCGACGCTTTCTGGAAGACAAAGAAGAAGACCGAAGAGAAACATGTTCAAGCCGTTTCCAACTTGGTAGCTCAG GAAGTTGCGGAAAGTCAGGGGATAGAGGATCGTTATGAAAACCAAAGCAAGACGACTGGATG GTGGAAAAGAAGCAACTGGGCGTTCTTGAATGAGCCGAGGGAGGAAGAGGGTCGACCCAACAATTATGTTCCGCAGTTCCAAGTAGCTCACATCGCCAAAATCGCGGGCCAGTAA
- the LOC106295445 gene encoding pentatricopeptide repeat-containing protein At5g16420, mitochondrial: MKSLLLSRQAIRRISLSSSKPQPFRRNFSAATPSISRSDRHLRSYDEPIPRPVSSSLTRHFHSTRESRLTASSQIHDEEEEEDGTTNEFLSRFVWIMRGKVSEAFPDSDKKMVDGMLLLIVEKVVAEIERGGFSKVGGSSSSAAPPPSPSSEFSDDLWATIWEVSNTVLKDMDKERKKEKMKVYVQSPEVMEMCRFAGEIGIRGDLLRELRFSWAREKMDEAEFNESLEQMRDLDSSIRDSEAVADEEEEDVSVVDSDEVQPRSISLPKRKAKFKYKIYGLELSDPKWGEVADKIHEAEEEADWREAKPVTGKCKLVMEKLESLEEKDDPSGLIAEWVELLEPQRVDWIALLDQLREANTNAYLKVAEHVLEDKSFRASISDYSKLIHFHAKENHTEDVERILKKMSQNGIFPDISIATALIHLYSKSGNLERATEAFESLKSYGLRPDNKIYTSMIMGYVNAGKPKLGERLMRDMEARDMKCSDEVYMAMLRAFAQTGDADGAAGIFNSMQLDFKDTNCFEAYGLLVEAYGRAGKADKAKINFDQMRTRGFKPDDKCIANMIRAYKRENSLDKALRLLLQLEKDGIEIGVITYTVLVDWMATLGLIEEAEQLLVKISQLGEAPPFELQVSLCYMYSTARNEKKTLQALGVLEAKRDQMGPNEFERVITGLKTGGFEKDARRMFKHMEARKFLPSDRLKIDMGASPSFGSGFNRVRR; the protein is encoded by the exons ATGAAATCTCTCCTTCTCTCTCGACAAGCGATCCGTCGCATTTCACTCTCGTCTTCAAAACCCCAACCTTTCCGCAGAAACTTCTCCGCCGCCACACCGTCGATTTCTCGCTCCGATCGTCATCTGAGAAGCTACGACGAACCAATCCCTAGACCCGTTTCATCGTCTCTCACTCGCCATTTCCACTCTACGCGCGAGTCCCGCCTCACCGCCTCCTCCCAGATTCACGACGAGGAAGAAGAAGAAGACGGGACCACGAACGAGTTCCTCTCCCGATTCGTCTGGATAATGCGCGGGAAAGTCTCGGAAGCCTTCCCGGACTCCGACAAGAAGATGGTCGACGGCATGCTCCTGCTCATCGTCGAGAAAGTCGTGGCGGAGATCGAGAGAGGCGGGTTCAGCAAGGTCGGAGGATCATCATCATCAGCAGCTCCGCCGCCTTCTCCGTCGTCGGAGTTCAGCGACGATCTGTGGGCTACGATCTGGGAAGTTAGCAACACGGTGCTGAAAGATATGGACAAGGAGAGGAAGAAGGAGAAGATGAAGGTGTACGTTCAGTCTCCCGAGGTGATGGAGATGTGCAGGTTCGCTGGAGAGATTGGGATCCGTGGGGATTTGCTTAGGGAGCTTAGGTTCTCATGGGCGAGGGAGAAGATGGATGAAGCTGAGTTTAACGAGAGCTTGGAACAGATGCGTGATTTGGACAGTTCAATTCGAGATTCCGAAGCAGTGGCTGATGAGGAAGAAGAAGACGTGTCTGTTGTTGACTCTGATGAAGTTCAACCTCGGAGTATCTCTCTTCCTAAGCGTAAGGCCAAGTTCAAGTACAAGATCTACGGGCTTGAGTTGTCTGATCCGAAATGGGGTGAAGTGGCTGATAAGATCCACGAAGCTGAGGAGGAAGCTGATTGGAGAGAGGCCAAACCTGTTACTGGAAAATGCAAATTGGTTATGGAGAAGCTCGAGTCTTTGGAGGAAAAGGATGATCCTTCGGGATTGATTGCTGAATGGGTTGAGTTATTGGAGCCTCAACGTGTTGACTGGATTGCTTTGCTTGATCAGCTGAGAGAAGCAAACACCAATGCATACTTAAAG GTGGCAGAACATGTTCTGGAAGATAAATCGTTCAGGGCAAGCATCTCGGACTACTCAAAGCTCATACACTTCCATGCCAAAGAGAACCACACGGAAGATGTCGAGAGGATACTCAAGAAAATGTCTCAAAATGGGATATTTCCAGACATTTCGATCGCGACTGCGTTGATCCATCTGTACAGCAAATCAGGCAACCTCGAGCGAGCCACCGAGGCGTTCGAGAGCTTGAAGAGCTATGGTTTACGTCCAGACAATAAGATCTACACATCGATGATCATGGGCTACGTGAACGCTGGCAAGCCCAAACTAGGCGAGAGGTTGATGAGAGACATGGAGGCAAGAGACATGAAGTGTTCGGATGAAGTCTACATGGCCATGCTTCGAGCTTTTGCGCAAACGGGAGACGCCGACGGAGCTGCTGGGATTTTTAACTCGATGCAGCTTGATTTCAAGGACACGAACTGTTTCGAAGCTTATGGCTTGCTCGTGGAAGCGTACGGGAGAGCAGGGAAAGCGGATAAAGCCAAAATCAACTTCGATCAGATGAGAACGCGCGGGTTCAAACCCGATGATAAGTGCATTGCCAATATGATCCGAGCGTATAAGAGAGAGAACTCGTTGGATAAAGCGCTGAGACTGTTGCTGCAGCTCGAGAAAGACGGGATTGAGATCGGTGTGATCACTTACACGGTTCTTGTTGATTGGATGGCTACTCTCGGGCTTATAGAGGAAGCTGAGCAGCTTCTGGTTAAGATCTCCCAGCTAGGGGAAGCTCCACCGTTTGAGCTCCAGGTGAGCTTGTGCTATATGTACTCTACCGCCAGGAACGAGAAGAAGACTCTGCAAGCACTTGGTGTTTTGGAAGCTAAGAGAGATCAGATGGGACCTAATGAGTTTGAGAGAGTGATCACTGGGTTGAAGACCGGTGGGTTTGAGAAAGATGCGAGGAGGATGTTTAAGCATATGGAAGCGCGGAAGTTTCTGCCTTCGGATAGATTGAAGATCGATATGGGCGCATCACCATCGTTTGGGTCCGGATTTAACAGAGTGAGACGATAG